In a single window of the uncultured Erythrobacter sp. genome:
- the cheB gene encoding chemotaxis-specific protein-glutamate methyltransferase CheB: MPPPGKPDGSDRRPFARAGAAAVIRVMIVDDSLTVRTIFKRMVESDPALMIVGTASSAERAIAQLAADPADVVLLDLEMPGMGGLDALPAILATPGRPQVLVVSSLTMDGAEHTLAALQMGAADTLLKPRPGGFTDEYRAQLLGKIRALGSRLDDSDRLLARLAEPSFARPGYARRNSRPEAIAIGASTGGIHALGLMLRRLGPDFDLPILITQHLPGSFMPVFARQIEGACGRPADIAADGLILSPGRILIAPGHGHIVVRRKGASALTIQVSTEPAASGCMPSVDPMLTSLAEACEGRALGVILSGMGRDGALGAKDLVDAGGTIYAQDADSSAVWGMPGAVARAGLASMIAPPDRLGDAVMAQAATPASPALR, encoded by the coding sequence ATGCCCCCGCCCGGTAAACCGGACGGGAGCGATCGCCGCCCCTTCGCCCGCGCCGGTGCCGCCGCGGTGATCCGGGTGATGATCGTCGATGATTCGCTGACAGTCCGCACGATCTTCAAGCGGATGGTCGAAAGCGATCCCGCGCTGATGATCGTCGGCACTGCCAGCAGCGCCGAACGCGCCATCGCTCAGCTTGCCGCCGATCCGGCCGATGTGGTGCTGCTCGATCTCGAAATGCCCGGCATGGGCGGATTGGACGCCCTGCCCGCGATCCTCGCCACGCCAGGCCGCCCGCAGGTGCTGGTCGTATCATCGCTGACGATGGACGGGGCCGAACACACGCTTGCCGCCTTGCAGATGGGCGCGGCCGACACGCTGCTCAAACCGCGACCCGGCGGGTTCACTGATGAGTACCGCGCGCAATTGCTCGGCAAAATCCGCGCGCTGGGTAGCCGCCTCGACGATAGTGACAGGCTACTCGCCCGCCTTGCCGAACCCAGCTTTGCACGCCCCGGCTATGCCCGGCGCAACTCGCGGCCCGAGGCAATCGCGATCGGCGCTTCGACCGGCGGAATTCACGCCTTGGGCCTGATGCTGCGGCGGCTCGGCCCGGATTTCGATCTGCCGATCCTGATCACCCAGCACCTGCCCGGATCGTTCATGCCGGTCTTCGCGCGCCAGATCGAGGGCGCCTGCGGGCGTCCTGCCGATATTGCCGCCGATGGCCTGATCCTGAGCCCAGGGCGTATCCTGATCGCGCCCGGCCACGGCCACATCGTGGTGCGCCGCAAGGGCGCCTCCGCTCTCACCATTCAGGTCAGCACTGAACCAGCGGCGAGCGGCTGTATGCCCTCGGTCGATCCGATGCTGACCAGCCTCGCCGAAGCCTGTGAAGGCCGCGCGCTGGGGGTGATCCTGTCCGGCATGGGCCGCGACGGAGCGCTTGGGGCCAAGGACCTCGTCGATGCCGGGGGGACGATTTACGCGCAGGATGCCGATTCGAGCGCGGTGTGGGGAATGCCGGGCGCCGTCGCGCGCGCGGGGCTGGCCAGCATGATCGCACCGCCCGACCGGCTCGGCGATGCGGTTATGGCTCAGGCTGCCACACCCGCTTCCCCGGCACTGCGTTAG
- a CDS encoding response regulator, producing the protein MKTCLIVDDSRVIRKVSRHILETLGFAVEEAENGKLALDACEASMPDVVLLDWNMPVMTGIEFLVHLRQRPGGERPKVVFCTTENDVAHIREAIQAGADEYVMKPFDHETLQIKLQLVGFA; encoded by the coding sequence ATGAAAACATGCCTCATCGTCGATGATTCCCGGGTCATCCGCAAGGTTTCGAGGCATATCCTCGAGACCCTCGGCTTTGCCGTGGAAGAAGCTGAAAACGGTAAGCTGGCATTGGACGCCTGCGAAGCGTCGATGCCCGATGTGGTTCTGCTGGATTGGAATATGCCGGTGATGACCGGGATCGAATTCCTCGTCCACCTGCGCCAACGCCCCGGCGGCGAGCGGCCCAAGGTGGTGTTCTGCACCACGGAAAATGACGTGGCCCACATCCGCGAGGCGATTCAGGCCGGCGCGGACGAATATGTCATGAAGCCGTTTGATCACGAGACGCTCCAGATCAAGTTGCAGCTTGTCGGGTTTGCGTGA
- a CDS encoding chemotaxis protein CheW — MTGDLLVIAQIAGRRCALSALDVKSVIEIGTITPIPRAPVWIAGITALRSQALTVIDCRRAIGFGGGSDGNDWPTDHRAAVVADGGHSYALMVDSIEDITTAADEAGQVPGGFGPEWSRVATGMVETMAGPALMLDLAALLAGPETARHEIEAAA; from the coding sequence ATGACCGGAGACCTGCTCGTCATCGCCCAGATCGCCGGTCGCCGCTGCGCGCTCTCCGCGCTCGACGTGAAATCGGTGATCGAGATCGGCACCATCACCCCGATTCCCCGCGCGCCCGTCTGGATTGCGGGCATTACCGCGCTGCGCAGTCAGGCGCTCACCGTGATCGATTGTCGCCGCGCGATTGGCTTTGGCGGCGGGTCTGATGGCAATGACTGGCCGACCGACCACCGCGCCGCCGTGGTGGCGGATGGGGGCCATTCCTATGCGCTGATGGTCGATTCGATTGAAGACATCACCACAGCCGCGGACGAAGCGGGGCAAGTGCCAGGCGGATTCGGGCCGGAATGGTCGCGCGTTGCCACAGGCATGGTCGAGACCATGGCGGGGCCCGCCTTGATGCTCGATCTGGCCGCCCTTCTGGCCGGGCCGGAAACCGCAAGACACGAAATCGAAGCCGCAGCTTAA
- a CDS encoding chemotaxis protein CheA, translating to MDDLLADFIAETREMLEASGGELVAWEADPADRARLDTIFRFVHTVKGNCGFFDFPRLASLSHVAEDALADCRAGRREPDQQLVTAVLAIIDRIALMIDAIEAGDEFPEGGDESLIAAVDASHETAPSDRLTGIKEGANPPLHAPADALLGPGEEQAAPYRRADAAAQRTIRLPVELLDRVMSGVSDMVLARNDLAHRLRQAGNQPTIDGPFERLTTILSDVRDAITRMRMQRIETLFGALPRLVRDLSAELGKQVMVDLDGGDVELDREMIETIRDPLTHLIRNAVDHGIELPSARLAHGKREIGLLAIAARQSGNTISIAISDDGRGLDEDRIAAKAIATGLITASERQTMSRDKILNLIFEPGFSTAETVSNVSGRGVGLDVVRQNLEKVGGSIKVTSVPGQGTLFSLQIPLTLSIIAGLTVDVGGHRFAIPQSYVEEIVQASARALDFTRMGETALVTFRGNRVPCLMLGEVLGLNTCEIAAREPTLVMLRLASGDLFALAVEGIHNHGDLVVKPLAPAVMRSGLYAGSTLLDDGQPVLLLDVANIASQHNLMSDTRVRTIGPLEGETVVTADAPRAMLFTDFAGRRSAVRLELVQRIETAPASAIDRSAARPRVVIDGLILPLIGLPEEALALPRVRLLRLSDGACELLYAVREVEDAVELKDALHPVPEDALAEAMTLIGGQPVTLIDAHALFALHGEPPLAAARPRCLLPDGEWARTILAPLVASAGYDILPEGTADPAAIGIVFDDVFEVAEALGRALPARVIRLRDQPDAPPGCETIYRYDREGLLAALSEANRAARVEGEAA from the coding sequence ATGGACGATCTGCTGGCGGATTTTATCGCAGAGACCCGCGAGATGTTGGAGGCTTCCGGCGGCGAACTCGTCGCGTGGGAGGCGGATCCGGCTGACCGCGCGCGGCTCGATACGATCTTCCGCTTCGTCCACACCGTGAAGGGCAATTGCGGCTTCTTCGACTTCCCGCGCCTGGCCAGCCTCAGCCATGTCGCCGAAGACGCGTTGGCGGATTGCCGCGCCGGACGGCGTGAGCCTGACCAGCAATTGGTCACCGCTGTCCTCGCCATCATCGACCGTATCGCCCTGATGATTGACGCGATCGAAGCGGGTGACGAGTTTCCCGAAGGCGGCGATGAAAGCCTGATCGCTGCCGTGGATGCTTCCCATGAAACAGCCCCAAGCGACAGGCTGACAGGGATCAAGGAGGGGGCCAACCCACCTCTGCACGCACCGGCTGACGCGCTACTCGGCCCTGGCGAGGAGCAAGCAGCACCCTATCGCCGCGCCGATGCCGCCGCCCAACGCACCATCCGCCTGCCGGTCGAACTGCTTGACCGGGTGATGAGCGGCGTTTCCGACATGGTGCTGGCGCGCAATGATCTGGCCCACCGGCTGCGGCAGGCGGGCAACCAGCCAACGATTGATGGCCCGTTCGAGCGCCTCACCACCATCCTCTCCGATGTGCGCGACGCGATCACCCGGATGCGGATGCAGCGGATCGAGACGCTGTTCGGCGCGCTGCCCCGGCTGGTGCGCGATCTCAGCGCCGAACTCGGTAAGCAGGTCATGGTCGATCTCGACGGCGGCGATGTCGAACTCGACCGCGAGATGATCGAGACGATCCGCGATCCGCTCACCCACCTCATTCGCAACGCGGTCGACCACGGGATCGAGTTGCCGTCTGCCCGCCTCGCTCACGGCAAGCGCGAAATCGGCCTGCTGGCCATCGCCGCGCGCCAATCGGGCAACACCATCAGCATCGCAATCTCGGATGACGGGCGCGGGCTGGACGAGGACCGCATTGCCGCCAAGGCGATCGCCACCGGCCTCATCACCGCGTCAGAGCGGCAGACGATGAGCCGGGACAAGATCCTCAACCTCATCTTCGAACCCGGTTTCTCCACCGCCGAGACTGTCAGCAATGTTTCCGGGCGAGGGGTGGGACTCGATGTGGTGCGCCAGAACCTCGAAAAGGTCGGCGGCAGCATCAAGGTCACCAGCGTTCCGGGCCAGGGCACGCTGTTCAGCCTCCAAATCCCCCTCACCCTCAGCATCATCGCCGGCCTGACGGTAGATGTCGGCGGGCATCGCTTCGCCATCCCGCAAAGCTATGTCGAGGAAATCGTCCAGGCATCAGCCCGCGCGCTCGATTTCACCCGGATGGGCGAGACCGCGCTGGTCACCTTCCGCGGCAACCGGGTGCCGTGCCTGATGCTGGGCGAGGTGCTGGGCCTCAACACCTGCGAAATTGCGGCGCGGGAGCCGACGCTGGTGATGCTGCGGCTCGCCAGCGGCGATCTGTTCGCGCTCGCGGTCGAGGGCATCCACAATCACGGTGATCTGGTGGTCAAGCCGCTTGCGCCTGCGGTAATGCGCTCGGGTCTTTATGCCGGATCGACTCTGCTCGATGATGGCCAGCCGGTGCTGCTGCTCGATGTCGCCAACATCGCCAGCCAGCACAACCTGATGTCCGATACCCGGGTGCGCACCATCGGGCCGCTGGAGGGCGAGACGGTTGTCACGGCCGACGCGCCGCGCGCGATGCTGTTCACCGATTTTGCCGGACGCCGCTCCGCTGTTCGCCTCGAACTGGTGCAGCGGATCGAAACTGCGCCAGCATCTGCCATCGATCGGTCCGCCGCCCGCCCGCGGGTGGTGATCGACGGGTTAATCCTGCCGCTGATCGGCCTGCCCGAAGAAGCCTTGGCCCTGCCGCGCGTGCGCCTGCTGCGCCTGTCGGACGGAGCGTGCGAACTGCTGTATGCGGTCCGCGAAGTAGAAGATGCGGTCGAGCTCAAGGACGCGCTGCACCCGGTGCCGGAAGACGCGCTGGCCGAAGCCATGACGCTGATCGGGGGCCAGCCCGTCACGCTGATCGATGCCCACGCACTGTTCGCGCTGCATGGCGAGCCGCCGCTGGCCGCCGCCCGCCCGCGTTGCCTGCTGCCCGATGGCGAATGGGCGCGCACCATTCTCGCCCCGCTGGTCGCCAGCGCCGGGTATGACATCCTGCCCGAAGGCACCGCCGACCCCGCCGCGATCGGGATTGTGTTCGACGATGTGTTCGAAGTCGCCGAAGCGCTGGGCCGCGCGCTGCCAGCGCGCGTGATTCGCCTGCGCGATCAGCCCGATGCGCCGCCGGGCTGCGAGACGATCTACCGCTATGACCGCGAAGGCCTGCTCGCCGCACTGTCCGAAGCCAACCGCGCGGCCCGCGTCGAAGGAGAGGCCGCATGA